In Aegilops tauschii subsp. strangulata cultivar AL8/78 chromosome 3, Aet v6.0, whole genome shotgun sequence, one genomic interval encodes:
- the LOC109776981 gene encoding uncharacterized protein, producing the protein MSCCGGSCECGSGCGGARCGGRFIDSLYGHDDIHGLDYWAKKCADYLLSEPPDMSRMESSGTTARRRAAHLKILLLHGDDDPQVPYETSIWYAKFLRTSGFSVDFRTFNRLQHFWTYREMDYVKQWLRPRITVPRITVPRRHGRL; encoded by the exons ATGTCGTGCTGCGGAGGCAGCTGCGAGTGCGGCAGCGGCTGCGGGGG GGCTCGATGTGGGGGACGATTCATTGACTCATTGTACGGCCATGATGACATCCACGGCCTGGATTACTGGGCTAAGAAGTGCGCGGATTATTTGTTGTCAGAGCCACCTGATATG AGCAGGATGGAGAGCTCAGGGACGACTGCTCGCAGGAGAGCCGCTCATTTAAAAATCCTGCTCTTGCATGGAGACG ATGATCCTCAAGTACCATACGAAACCAGTATATGGTACGCTAAGTTTCTGCGAACCTCAGGCTTTTCAGTGGATTTTAGAACCTTCAACAG ACTGCAGCATTTTTGGACATACCGTGAGATGGATTATGTCAAGCAGTGGCTCCGCCCTAGGATCACAGTGCCCAGAATCACAGTGCCCAGACGCCATGGAAGGCTGTAg